Proteins encoded within one genomic window of Episyrphus balteatus chromosome 1, idEpiBalt1.1, whole genome shotgun sequence:
- the LOC129907765 gene encoding myocyte-specific enhancer factor 2 isoform X15 — MGRKKIQISRITDERNRQVTFNKRKFGVMKKAYELSVLCDCEIALIIFSSSNKLYQYASTDMDKVLLKYTEYNEPHESLTNKNIIEKENKNGVMSPDSPEQETDYTLTPRTEAKYNKIEEDFQMVMQRTQMTGGARNMTNPNYTLPVSMPVGDSYGGAMLQASPQMSHTNISPRPSSSETDSVYPSASMLEMSNGYPHSHSPLGGSPSPGPSPGIGGQNNNKSSHHISHKQQSPGGQNGRASNLRVVIPTPTIAPNMSNQDDIGYSDVSSQSQSQSQQQFQSDTLKNTFLIHHQQRHNQTSLNTPVVTLQTPIPALTSYSFPQDFSMSSSDVMSLSSWTTHQGLVQHTSLPHLAVSNSTPPPATSPISIKVKSEPVSPPRDLSSGQGGHSSSQHQQHQQQQQQQHQQHSSSHLGQSPSGAISITTMNTAAVIAGGGGGGGGGGGSNSNSSGGHNSSATNLSVLSHPQQHLVMSTSRPSSTGHLTPTPGSVTPTNAPSPDLRMSSQLSDYDSPNQPHKRPRISEGWST, encoded by the exons gtgACATTTAACAAGCGTAAATTTGGTGTGATGAAGAAGGCCTACGAATTATCGGTGCTGTGTGATTGTGAAATTGCATTGATTATATTCTCATCTAgcaataaattatatcaatatgCTAGCACAGATATGGATAAAGTTTTGCTGAAATACACCGAATACAATGAACCACATGAATCgctgacaaacaaaaatataatagag AAGGAAAATAAGAATGGAGTCATGTCACCCGATTCACCGGAACAGGAAACCGATTACACCTTGACACCACGGACCGAAGCCAAATACAATAAAATCGAAGAGGACTTTCAAATGGTAATGCAACGCACCCAGATGACTGGAGGAGCTAGAAATATGACAAATCCGAATTACACATTGCCAGTTTCGATGCCAGTTGGTGATAGTTATGGCGGTGCAATGCTGCAGGCCAGCCCCCAAATGTCGCACACAAATATCAGCCCTAGACCATCGAGTTCGGAAACGGATTCAG tatatCCATCTGCATCAATGCTGGAGATGTCCAATGGTTATCCTCATTCGCATTCACCACTTGGTGGATCCCCAAGTCCGGGGCCAAGTCCTGGCATAGGTgggcaaaataataataaat caTCTCATCACATATCACATAAACAACAATCACCGGGTGGACAAAATGGCCGAGCTTCCAATTTACGTGTAGTCATACCAACGCCAACTATCGCTCCAAATATGTCTAATCAAGATGATATTGGCTATTCAGACGTGAGTTCACAATCTCAATCACAATCACAACAACAGTTCCAATCAGacacattaaaaaatacatttctcaTACATCATCAGCAACGGCATAATCAGACATCACTCAATACGCCGGTGGTAACATTACAAACACCAATACCAGCCCTCACTAGTTATTCGTTTCCGCAAGATTTTTCAATGAGTTCCTCGGACGTGATGAGCCTGTCATCGTGGACCACCCATCAGGGTTTAGTACAACATACTAG TTTACCACATTTAGCTGTATCGAATAGTACCCCACCACCCGCGACATCACCGATATCAATTAAGGTGAAATCCGAACCAGTGTCACCGCCCAGAGATTTATCTTCGGGCCAGGGTGGTCATTCATCCAGTCAGCACCAGCAacatcagcagcagcagcaacaacaacatcagcagcaTTCTAGTTCACACCTGGGTCAGTCGCCCAGTGGTGCCATCTCTATTACAACTATGAATACAGCAGCTGTGATAGCTGGCGGAGGAGGGGGAGGTGGCGGCGGAGGGGGCTCGAATTCTAATAGTAGCGGCGGCCATAACTCGTCGGCGACAAATTTAAGTGTTCTAAGTCATCCACAGCAGCATCTGGTCATGTCAACGTCCAGACCTTCGTCCACGGGTCATCTCACACCTACACCAG GTTCTGTGACCCCGACAAATGCTCCGTCGCCAGATCTGCGCATGAGCAGCCAACTATCTGACTATGATTCCCCCAATCAGCCCCACAAACGACCACGCATCTCTGAAGGATGGTCAACATAG
- the LOC129907765 gene encoding myocyte-specific enhancer factor 2 isoform X10, giving the protein MGRKKIQISRITDERNRQVTFNKRKFGVMKKAYELSVLCDCEIALIIFSSSNKLYQYASTDMDKVLLKYTEYNEPHESLTNKNIIEKENKNGVMSPDSPEQETDYTLTPRTEAKYNKIEEDFQMVMQRTQMTGGARNMTNPNYTLPVSMPVGDSYGGAMLQASPQMSHTNISPRPSSSETDSVYPSASMLEMSNGYPHSHSPLGGSPSPGPSPGIASHHISHKQQSPGGQNGRASNLRVVIPTPTIAPNMSNQDDIGYSDQRHNQTSLNTPVVTLQTPIPALTSYSFPQDFSMSSSDVMSLSSWTTHQGLVQHTSLPHLAVSNSTPPPATSPISIKVKSEPVSPPRDLSSGQGGHSSSQHQQHQQQQQQQHQQHSSSHLGQSPSGAISITTMNTAAVIAGGGGGGGGGGGSNSNSSGGHNSSATNLSVLSHPQQHLVMSTSRPSSTGHLTPTPVLDKYDGYCRSQLGPSSRFWNFADFLIFTTGSVTPTNAPSPDLRMSSQLSDYDSPNQPHKRPRISEGWST; this is encoded by the exons gtgACATTTAACAAGCGTAAATTTGGTGTGATGAAGAAGGCCTACGAATTATCGGTGCTGTGTGATTGTGAAATTGCATTGATTATATTCTCATCTAgcaataaattatatcaatatgCTAGCACAGATATGGATAAAGTTTTGCTGAAATACACCGAATACAATGAACCACATGAATCgctgacaaacaaaaatataatagag AAGGAAAATAAGAATGGAGTCATGTCACCCGATTCACCGGAACAGGAAACCGATTACACCTTGACACCACGGACCGAAGCCAAATACAATAAAATCGAAGAGGACTTTCAAATGGTAATGCAACGCACCCAGATGACTGGAGGAGCTAGAAATATGACAAATCCGAATTACACATTGCCAGTTTCGATGCCAGTTGGTGATAGTTATGGCGGTGCAATGCTGCAGGCCAGCCCCCAAATGTCGCACACAAATATCAGCCCTAGACCATCGAGTTCGGAAACGGATTCAG tatatCCATCTGCATCAATGCTGGAGATGTCCAATGGTTATCCTCATTCGCATTCACCACTTGGTGGATCCCCAAGTCCGGGGCCAAGTCCTGGCATAG caTCTCATCACATATCACATAAACAACAATCACCGGGTGGACAAAATGGCCGAGCTTCCAATTTACGTGTAGTCATACCAACGCCAACTATCGCTCCAAATATGTCTAATCAAGATGATATTGGCTATTCAGAC CAACGGCATAATCAGACATCACTCAATACGCCGGTGGTAACATTACAAACACCAATACCAGCCCTCACTAGTTATTCGTTTCCGCAAGATTTTTCAATGAGTTCCTCGGACGTGATGAGCCTGTCATCGTGGACCACCCATCAGGGTTTAGTACAACATACTAG TTTACCACATTTAGCTGTATCGAATAGTACCCCACCACCCGCGACATCACCGATATCAATTAAGGTGAAATCCGAACCAGTGTCACCGCCCAGAGATTTATCTTCGGGCCAGGGTGGTCATTCATCCAGTCAGCACCAGCAacatcagcagcagcagcaacaacaacatcagcagcaTTCTAGTTCACACCTGGGTCAGTCGCCCAGTGGTGCCATCTCTATTACAACTATGAATACAGCAGCTGTGATAGCTGGCGGAGGAGGGGGAGGTGGCGGCGGAGGGGGCTCGAATTCTAATAGTAGCGGCGGCCATAACTCGTCGGCGACAAATTTAAGTGTTCTAAGTCATCCACAGCAGCATCTGGTCATGTCAACGTCCAGACCTTCGTCCACGGGTCATCTCACACCTACACCAG TTCTAGACAAATATGATGGCTATTGTCGCTCCCAACTGGGTCCTAGTTCTAGATTTTGGAATTTTGCCG ATTTTCTAATCTTCACCACAGGTTCTGTGACCCCGACAAATGCTCCGTCGCCAGATCTGCGCATGAGCAGCCAACTATCTGACTATGATTCCCCCAATCAGCCCCACAAACGACCACGCATCTCTGAAGGATGGTCAACATAG
- the LOC129907765 gene encoding myocyte-specific enhancer factor 2 isoform X12, with protein MGRKKIQISRITDERNRQVTFNKRKFGVMKKAYELSVLCDCEIALIIFSSSNKLYQYASTDMDKVLLKYTEYNEPHESLTNKNIIEKENKNGVMSPDSPEQETDYTLTPRTEAKYNKIEEDFQMVMQRTQMTGGARNMTNPNYTLPVSMPVGDSYGGAMLQASPQMSHTNISPRPSSSETDSASHHISHKQQSPGGQNGRASNLRVVIPTPTIAPNMSNQDDIGYSDVSSQSQSQSQQQFQSDTLKNTFLIHHQQRHNQTSLNTPVVTLQTPIPALTSYSFPQDFSMSSSDVMSLSSWTTHQGLVQHTSLPHLAVSNSTPPPATSPISIKVKSEPVSPPRDLSSGQGGHSSSQHQQHQQQQQQQHQQHSSSHLGQSPSGAISITTMNTAAVIAGGGGGGGGGGGSNSNSSGGHNSSATNLSVLSHPQQHLVMSTSRPSSTGHLTPTPVLDKYDGYCRSQLGPSSRFWNFADFLIFTTGSVTPTNAPSPDLRMSSQLSDYDSPNQPHKRPRISEGWST; from the exons gtgACATTTAACAAGCGTAAATTTGGTGTGATGAAGAAGGCCTACGAATTATCGGTGCTGTGTGATTGTGAAATTGCATTGATTATATTCTCATCTAgcaataaattatatcaatatgCTAGCACAGATATGGATAAAGTTTTGCTGAAATACACCGAATACAATGAACCACATGAATCgctgacaaacaaaaatataatagag AAGGAAAATAAGAATGGAGTCATGTCACCCGATTCACCGGAACAGGAAACCGATTACACCTTGACACCACGGACCGAAGCCAAATACAATAAAATCGAAGAGGACTTTCAAATGGTAATGCAACGCACCCAGATGACTGGAGGAGCTAGAAATATGACAAATCCGAATTACACATTGCCAGTTTCGATGCCAGTTGGTGATAGTTATGGCGGTGCAATGCTGCAGGCCAGCCCCCAAATGTCGCACACAAATATCAGCCCTAGACCATCGAGTTCGGAAACGGATTCAG caTCTCATCACATATCACATAAACAACAATCACCGGGTGGACAAAATGGCCGAGCTTCCAATTTACGTGTAGTCATACCAACGCCAACTATCGCTCCAAATATGTCTAATCAAGATGATATTGGCTATTCAGACGTGAGTTCACAATCTCAATCACAATCACAACAACAGTTCCAATCAGacacattaaaaaatacatttctcaTACATCATCAGCAACGGCATAATCAGACATCACTCAATACGCCGGTGGTAACATTACAAACACCAATACCAGCCCTCACTAGTTATTCGTTTCCGCAAGATTTTTCAATGAGTTCCTCGGACGTGATGAGCCTGTCATCGTGGACCACCCATCAGGGTTTAGTACAACATACTAG TTTACCACATTTAGCTGTATCGAATAGTACCCCACCACCCGCGACATCACCGATATCAATTAAGGTGAAATCCGAACCAGTGTCACCGCCCAGAGATTTATCTTCGGGCCAGGGTGGTCATTCATCCAGTCAGCACCAGCAacatcagcagcagcagcaacaacaacatcagcagcaTTCTAGTTCACACCTGGGTCAGTCGCCCAGTGGTGCCATCTCTATTACAACTATGAATACAGCAGCTGTGATAGCTGGCGGAGGAGGGGGAGGTGGCGGCGGAGGGGGCTCGAATTCTAATAGTAGCGGCGGCCATAACTCGTCGGCGACAAATTTAAGTGTTCTAAGTCATCCACAGCAGCATCTGGTCATGTCAACGTCCAGACCTTCGTCCACGGGTCATCTCACACCTACACCAG TTCTAGACAAATATGATGGCTATTGTCGCTCCCAACTGGGTCCTAGTTCTAGATTTTGGAATTTTGCCG ATTTTCTAATCTTCACCACAGGTTCTGTGACCCCGACAAATGCTCCGTCGCCAGATCTGCGCATGAGCAGCCAACTATCTGACTATGATTCCCCCAATCAGCCCCACAAACGACCACGCATCTCTGAAGGATGGTCAACATAG
- the LOC129907765 gene encoding myocyte-specific enhancer factor 2 isoform X5 → MGRKKIQISRITDERNRQVTFNKRKFGVMKKAYELSVLCDCEIALIIFSSSNKLYQYASTDMDKVLLKYTEYNEPHESLTNKNIIEKENKNGVMSPDSPEQETDYTLTPRTEAKYNKIEEDFQMVMQRTQMTGGARNMTNPNYTLPVSMPVGDSYGGAMLQASPQMSHTNISPRPSSSETDSVYPSASMLEMSNGYPHSHSPLGGSPSPGPSPGIASHHISHKQQSPGGQNGRASNLRVVIPTPTIAPNMSNQDDIGYSDVSSQSQSQSQQQFQSDTLKNTFLIHHQQRHNQTSLNTPVVTLQTPIPALTSYSFPQDFSMSSSDVMSLSSWTTHQGLVQHTSLPHLAVSNSTPPPATSPISIKVKSEPVSPPRDLSSGQGGHSSSQHQQHQQQQQQQHQQHSSSHLGQSPSGAISITTMNTAAVIAGGGGGGGGGGGSNSNSSGGHNSSATNLSVLSHPQQHLVMSTSRPSSTGHLTPTPVLDKYDGYCRSQLGPSSRFWNFADFLIFTTGSVTPTNAPSPDLRMSSQLSDYDSPNQPHKRPRISEGWST, encoded by the exons gtgACATTTAACAAGCGTAAATTTGGTGTGATGAAGAAGGCCTACGAATTATCGGTGCTGTGTGATTGTGAAATTGCATTGATTATATTCTCATCTAgcaataaattatatcaatatgCTAGCACAGATATGGATAAAGTTTTGCTGAAATACACCGAATACAATGAACCACATGAATCgctgacaaacaaaaatataatagag AAGGAAAATAAGAATGGAGTCATGTCACCCGATTCACCGGAACAGGAAACCGATTACACCTTGACACCACGGACCGAAGCCAAATACAATAAAATCGAAGAGGACTTTCAAATGGTAATGCAACGCACCCAGATGACTGGAGGAGCTAGAAATATGACAAATCCGAATTACACATTGCCAGTTTCGATGCCAGTTGGTGATAGTTATGGCGGTGCAATGCTGCAGGCCAGCCCCCAAATGTCGCACACAAATATCAGCCCTAGACCATCGAGTTCGGAAACGGATTCAG tatatCCATCTGCATCAATGCTGGAGATGTCCAATGGTTATCCTCATTCGCATTCACCACTTGGTGGATCCCCAAGTCCGGGGCCAAGTCCTGGCATAG caTCTCATCACATATCACATAAACAACAATCACCGGGTGGACAAAATGGCCGAGCTTCCAATTTACGTGTAGTCATACCAACGCCAACTATCGCTCCAAATATGTCTAATCAAGATGATATTGGCTATTCAGACGTGAGTTCACAATCTCAATCACAATCACAACAACAGTTCCAATCAGacacattaaaaaatacatttctcaTACATCATCAGCAACGGCATAATCAGACATCACTCAATACGCCGGTGGTAACATTACAAACACCAATACCAGCCCTCACTAGTTATTCGTTTCCGCAAGATTTTTCAATGAGTTCCTCGGACGTGATGAGCCTGTCATCGTGGACCACCCATCAGGGTTTAGTACAACATACTAG TTTACCACATTTAGCTGTATCGAATAGTACCCCACCACCCGCGACATCACCGATATCAATTAAGGTGAAATCCGAACCAGTGTCACCGCCCAGAGATTTATCTTCGGGCCAGGGTGGTCATTCATCCAGTCAGCACCAGCAacatcagcagcagcagcaacaacaacatcagcagcaTTCTAGTTCACACCTGGGTCAGTCGCCCAGTGGTGCCATCTCTATTACAACTATGAATACAGCAGCTGTGATAGCTGGCGGAGGAGGGGGAGGTGGCGGCGGAGGGGGCTCGAATTCTAATAGTAGCGGCGGCCATAACTCGTCGGCGACAAATTTAAGTGTTCTAAGTCATCCACAGCAGCATCTGGTCATGTCAACGTCCAGACCTTCGTCCACGGGTCATCTCACACCTACACCAG TTCTAGACAAATATGATGGCTATTGTCGCTCCCAACTGGGTCCTAGTTCTAGATTTTGGAATTTTGCCG ATTTTCTAATCTTCACCACAGGTTCTGTGACCCCGACAAATGCTCCGTCGCCAGATCTGCGCATGAGCAGCCAACTATCTGACTATGATTCCCCCAATCAGCCCCACAAACGACCACGCATCTCTGAAGGATGGTCAACATAG
- the LOC129907765 gene encoding myocyte-specific enhancer factor 2 isoform X1 codes for MGRKKIQISRITDERNRQVTFNKRKFGVMKKAYELSVLCDCEIALIIFSSSNKLYQYASTDMDKVLLKYTEYNEPHESLTNKNIIEKENKNGVMSPDSPEQETDYTLTPRTEAKYNKIEEDFQMVMQRTQMTGGARNMTNPNYTLPVSMPVGDSYGGAMLQASPQMSHTNISPRPSSSETDSGGMSLIIYPSASMLEMSNGYPHSHSPLGGSPSPGPSPGIGGQNNNKSSHHISHKQQSPGGQNGRASNLRVVIPTPTIAPNMSNQDDIGYSDVSSQSQSQSQQQFQSDTLKNTFLIHHQQRHNQTSLNTPVVTLQTPIPALTSYSFPQDFSMSSSDVMSLSSWTTHQGLVQHTSLPHLAVSNSTPPPATSPISIKVKSEPVSPPRDLSSGQGGHSSSQHQQHQQQQQQQHQQHSSSHLGQSPSGAISITTMNTAAVIAGGGGGGGGGGGSNSNSSGGHNSSATNLSVLSHPQQHLVMSTSRPSSTGHLTPTPVLDKYDGYCRSQLGPSSRFWNFADFLIFTTGSVTPTNAPSPDLRMSSQLSDYDSPNQPHKRPRISEGWST; via the exons gtgACATTTAACAAGCGTAAATTTGGTGTGATGAAGAAGGCCTACGAATTATCGGTGCTGTGTGATTGTGAAATTGCATTGATTATATTCTCATCTAgcaataaattatatcaatatgCTAGCACAGATATGGATAAAGTTTTGCTGAAATACACCGAATACAATGAACCACATGAATCgctgacaaacaaaaatataatagag AAGGAAAATAAGAATGGAGTCATGTCACCCGATTCACCGGAACAGGAAACCGATTACACCTTGACACCACGGACCGAAGCCAAATACAATAAAATCGAAGAGGACTTTCAAATGGTAATGCAACGCACCCAGATGACTGGAGGAGCTAGAAATATGACAAATCCGAATTACACATTGCCAGTTTCGATGCCAGTTGGTGATAGTTATGGCGGTGCAATGCTGCAGGCCAGCCCCCAAATGTCGCACACAAATATCAGCCCTAGACCATCGAGTTCGGAAACGGATTCAGGTGGGATGTCATTAATAA tatatCCATCTGCATCAATGCTGGAGATGTCCAATGGTTATCCTCATTCGCATTCACCACTTGGTGGATCCCCAAGTCCGGGGCCAAGTCCTGGCATAGGTgggcaaaataataataaat caTCTCATCACATATCACATAAACAACAATCACCGGGTGGACAAAATGGCCGAGCTTCCAATTTACGTGTAGTCATACCAACGCCAACTATCGCTCCAAATATGTCTAATCAAGATGATATTGGCTATTCAGACGTGAGTTCACAATCTCAATCACAATCACAACAACAGTTCCAATCAGacacattaaaaaatacatttctcaTACATCATCAGCAACGGCATAATCAGACATCACTCAATACGCCGGTGGTAACATTACAAACACCAATACCAGCCCTCACTAGTTATTCGTTTCCGCAAGATTTTTCAATGAGTTCCTCGGACGTGATGAGCCTGTCATCGTGGACCACCCATCAGGGTTTAGTACAACATACTAG TTTACCACATTTAGCTGTATCGAATAGTACCCCACCACCCGCGACATCACCGATATCAATTAAGGTGAAATCCGAACCAGTGTCACCGCCCAGAGATTTATCTTCGGGCCAGGGTGGTCATTCATCCAGTCAGCACCAGCAacatcagcagcagcagcaacaacaacatcagcagcaTTCTAGTTCACACCTGGGTCAGTCGCCCAGTGGTGCCATCTCTATTACAACTATGAATACAGCAGCTGTGATAGCTGGCGGAGGAGGGGGAGGTGGCGGCGGAGGGGGCTCGAATTCTAATAGTAGCGGCGGCCATAACTCGTCGGCGACAAATTTAAGTGTTCTAAGTCATCCACAGCAGCATCTGGTCATGTCAACGTCCAGACCTTCGTCCACGGGTCATCTCACACCTACACCAG TTCTAGACAAATATGATGGCTATTGTCGCTCCCAACTGGGTCCTAGTTCTAGATTTTGGAATTTTGCCG ATTTTCTAATCTTCACCACAGGTTCTGTGACCCCGACAAATGCTCCGTCGCCAGATCTGCGCATGAGCAGCCAACTATCTGACTATGATTCCCCCAATCAGCCCCACAAACGACCACGCATCTCTGAAGGATGGTCAACATAG
- the LOC129907765 gene encoding myocyte-specific enhancer factor 2 isoform X11 — MGRKKIQISRITDERNRQVTFNKRKFGVMKKAYELSVLCDCEIALIIFSSSNKLYQYASTDMDKVLLKYTEYNEPHESLTNKNIIEKENKNGVMSPDSPEQETDYTLTPRTEAKYNKIEEDFQMVMQRTQMTGGARNMTNPNYTLPVSMPVGDSYGGAMLQASPQMSHTNISPRPSSSETDSGGMSLITSHHISHKQQSPGGQNGRASNLRVVIPTPTIAPNMSNQDDIGYSDVSSQSQSQSQQQFQSDTLKNTFLIHHQQRHNQTSLNTPVVTLQTPIPALTSYSFPQDFSMSSSDVMSLSSWTTHQGLVQHTSLPHLAVSNSTPPPATSPISIKVKSEPVSPPRDLSSGQGGHSSSQHQQHQQQQQQQHQQHSSSHLGQSPSGAISITTMNTAAVIAGGGGGGGGGGGSNSNSSGGHNSSATNLSVLSHPQQHLVMSTSRPSSTGHLTPTPVLDKYDGYCRSQLGPSSRFWNFADFLIFTTGSVTPTNAPSPDLRMSSQLSDYDSPNQPHKRPRISEGWST, encoded by the exons gtgACATTTAACAAGCGTAAATTTGGTGTGATGAAGAAGGCCTACGAATTATCGGTGCTGTGTGATTGTGAAATTGCATTGATTATATTCTCATCTAgcaataaattatatcaatatgCTAGCACAGATATGGATAAAGTTTTGCTGAAATACACCGAATACAATGAACCACATGAATCgctgacaaacaaaaatataatagag AAGGAAAATAAGAATGGAGTCATGTCACCCGATTCACCGGAACAGGAAACCGATTACACCTTGACACCACGGACCGAAGCCAAATACAATAAAATCGAAGAGGACTTTCAAATGGTAATGCAACGCACCCAGATGACTGGAGGAGCTAGAAATATGACAAATCCGAATTACACATTGCCAGTTTCGATGCCAGTTGGTGATAGTTATGGCGGTGCAATGCTGCAGGCCAGCCCCCAAATGTCGCACACAAATATCAGCCCTAGACCATCGAGTTCGGAAACGGATTCAGGTGGGATGTCATTAATAA caTCTCATCACATATCACATAAACAACAATCACCGGGTGGACAAAATGGCCGAGCTTCCAATTTACGTGTAGTCATACCAACGCCAACTATCGCTCCAAATATGTCTAATCAAGATGATATTGGCTATTCAGACGTGAGTTCACAATCTCAATCACAATCACAACAACAGTTCCAATCAGacacattaaaaaatacatttctcaTACATCATCAGCAACGGCATAATCAGACATCACTCAATACGCCGGTGGTAACATTACAAACACCAATACCAGCCCTCACTAGTTATTCGTTTCCGCAAGATTTTTCAATGAGTTCCTCGGACGTGATGAGCCTGTCATCGTGGACCACCCATCAGGGTTTAGTACAACATACTAG TTTACCACATTTAGCTGTATCGAATAGTACCCCACCACCCGCGACATCACCGATATCAATTAAGGTGAAATCCGAACCAGTGTCACCGCCCAGAGATTTATCTTCGGGCCAGGGTGGTCATTCATCCAGTCAGCACCAGCAacatcagcagcagcagcaacaacaacatcagcagcaTTCTAGTTCACACCTGGGTCAGTCGCCCAGTGGTGCCATCTCTATTACAACTATGAATACAGCAGCTGTGATAGCTGGCGGAGGAGGGGGAGGTGGCGGCGGAGGGGGCTCGAATTCTAATAGTAGCGGCGGCCATAACTCGTCGGCGACAAATTTAAGTGTTCTAAGTCATCCACAGCAGCATCTGGTCATGTCAACGTCCAGACCTTCGTCCACGGGTCATCTCACACCTACACCAG TTCTAGACAAATATGATGGCTATTGTCGCTCCCAACTGGGTCCTAGTTCTAGATTTTGGAATTTTGCCG ATTTTCTAATCTTCACCACAGGTTCTGTGACCCCGACAAATGCTCCGTCGCCAGATCTGCGCATGAGCAGCCAACTATCTGACTATGATTCCCCCAATCAGCCCCACAAACGACCACGCATCTCTGAAGGATGGTCAACATAG